Below is a genomic region from Cydia strobilella chromosome 1, ilCydStro3.1, whole genome shotgun sequence.
ataagtaggtacccgtttggttgaaaacgccacatgtattgaaaacctgactttcacaaatctcacctttttgggttcttccaactcagaaaggatggagaatactgacgattcttagtagcactagcccaaggaagtccaggtttgtaagtgtcaggtatcagtttttttctaaagagctaaatatagttctacgagtaaagcaatcccttactgcccagcctctatagtatttttcaaactggaagggtacgatgatagatttcatctccatacaatttataacccaataatgccaaatgttgcaaaattatattgaattgagatctatcatcgtacccttgcagtttgaaatatttatttacgacacaagtgcggaaaagagaaaattcgaaacgagtggcgacagattaaaactagacatgtgcgccgcgccggcgcggcgccgccgcgccgtagaccccacgccgccgccgccgccgcgattttaaaaattcgcgCCGTAAGCTAAATTTCGAAAAATTGAATTCACCGCTAGGTCGCGTACGACGGCGATCAAGGACACAGGCGGCAATTGACGCTTTCCTCGAAAAAGAGCACACCACGCGTGCAGTTTTTCTTTCGGAAATGATCAAGCGATTTGTCGACCCTACTGACATAGCTTCACCAGATCCAGTCACAATGCCAAGTACTTCAAAGACCGATACAACTTCCAGCCTTTTGAATAAACTGTCATTAAAACACAGCAGTTTCAGTTACGATGAGTACACAGATCCCGCTTTTCAGGAGTGCTAGAAATATCTGGCTACTGCGGTTTAtttgttactagcttttgcccgcgacttcgtttgcgtggaattagtaatttgggtaccttaattcttaaacaaatctgctttttaatccgtccttttttcacccccaaattgctccacactatacatttccaccccattttttacacccttaaagAAAGATTTCagagataaaagttattctatatcctttcccacagctcaaaatatccccataccaagtttcatctaaatcggattcagcggttattgattccccatacaaatttccacccccttgaggggtgagttctgggataaaaagtatcctatgtccttccccgggactcaaactatctgtataccaaatttcaactaaatcggttcagcggtttaagcgtgaagagctaacacacagacagacagactttcgcatttttaatattagtatggattctctTCCTTGGATCGCTGCACTAGCCAGAGCTGTACTGGCAACACCTGCCAGCAGTACGCCCGGTGAACGGGTGTTTTCAGTGGCAGGATTGATTCTCAACGCTAAACGATCGCGATTAGACGCgagtaaataaaattcaatcgCCAATAGGGTTCGAAACGCcgggatgtattatatattcaatatacgcgatataatccgttttcatagttttatttcatgaattatGAGACCTAAAAAAGCTAAAAACTCCACTTTGTTTTTAATAAGAACCATCGAACAACACCCGACGACCTTGACGCCGGCGTGGTCCAGCCACGCCGCGAAAAATctgcggcgcgccgccgccgcgaatTTTTATGGCGGCGCACACGTctaattaaaacacgaccgcagagagtgttttaaatcgacacgagttgcgaattacctattcgcacgtgtatcgtacaacgttttacagtacatatggccctttaaactttcgacatatgcatggaaagtgctctttacgcactagggcgagaaagttgcaccatatgtactgtaaaatactttttagtacatatggtgctacatatacgttaccgccctagtgcggtaattagtacaatacgtgcatatgtcgaaaatgtaaagggccataattatgtactgtaaaacgttgtacaatacacgtgcgaaaaggtaattcgcaactcgtgtcgattaaaacacttccttcggtcgtgtttcaatttatcgccactcgttgccaatttcctacttttcgcacttgtatcgtaatgtactaataataaagtagtaattgtaaaataaaattaaaacttttttttatatatatttttttggattcaagtaggtacagtgagtaataagtaacaacattgcatggccttctaattataactattatagaaaacgggatatttatcatgtttatttatattatttatttctcgatattttggccggtcttgcaagaccagtagttgtggagatccctggggaggcctatgtccagcagtggatgtcttgttggtgtagatggaatcacacaacaaatgaaataacattttttcatatttgttatccgtagttgtccctgtacctgaaagaaaaataatatcatgatagcacaaaatctctaatgttataggaagaaagatgatgcaacaatatggattctaataaagttatcatttacttacctagtaataattgtgtttttcattcatagacaaaattccataattttcatccccaggaaatgttttattttactttattgcagtgaggatgtcctgattttttctggctaatgaaggaaaacattttatttccaagaatgcctcttcattttgcacaatacctaaaaaaacctagagttagtgacacattgactattcggcaaccaaaacagtaataattacattatataggtattgttcactgcttatatctaccattacggaagaagtgagaattattttctaaaaagatcggcacgagaaaattacaatgtacaatgaaggaatgaaactgtacctacctttcGAAACtacaccatcatgaattccgcttcaattgagtctgaatttttctggattttcgcggaccagaacaccgatgatttttgtaacttaatttagacgttgctataattttcaatttatacaaacaaattgacacaataaacatgaccctatgtgtcagtgtcaacactgtcaaataaaaatgcactaaacatgacggcactgcaaatcctgccaggtcggccaggcaacgtcgccaacgtcatagtggcaacgccgcacgcaacgtatttgtacacgacatttgtgacacacacatacgtaaaattgatgaaaaaattacgttgatttatgtatgatttctgtatgaaacaaagtttttctattaatttagcgcaaacgaatattcgaaagtagataaatgagcaaatatttgtgtagtaatagtgtgtagtgccttaattaaagcagattgaattttgtatgaaaatcgaaccaccttaaaacacgtgagtgacccgttattaatatatttaaacttGCGGaatgttgtctcactcactcatagacaaaaagtaataacgtgttgtgaatacgatatcttttaccaagcttttatttttgcccggcttctttgctttagtcattattctgaggttggtcaatccaatttgtcagtcagtaacaaccacgaaaattatacttatccctttcttttgggtgctagtaacaGTGTAAGACAATGATAgtgtgattctctctgtctatgtttgaaatgagacagtcctttgacaaactaataGCAGTGCTgtcaaaaagtaaaataaacattttgttggtttatattattttattttcaatgtaatTCCGTCTAAACTATACAAAATATTCGTAGATCGGTAATAAGTTCAATATGATAGTCTGACCGGTGTGACTGTACGgttcatttatttacttgtgGCTTAAATCATCTGCCTGGACAAATTTCATTGTATTTGCGATGTTTAACCCCGATTTTAATGACTACCAACTGACTTCGATAATCACTGAGAGTTCTGGGGGCGTAGCGGTAGTGTACTCAGCACTTTACAAGCCCAATAAGCAACATGTTGCTGTTAAAAGATACTTCGTTGATAATAGCAAGGAAAATGCTAACCTGATCCAGGTAAAGTATACAGTGTTTGACgactaatattaattttatttgttgatCCGCTGGTTGATCCTTACAACAAACGCTTTGTAACGGAAAGTAAACACATCAAAGTAAAATTTCTGTTGCATAAAATTACCTAAATGTACCTACTACATATAAAATTCTACAAATCtgacatttacattaaaaacaaatcaCAAACAACCCACTGCAAGATATTTCTATTGAAAGAATATGTCACTgaaattgttataaatatttcaGCAAGACATCTTAACCCGCAAAGAACTGCAGCACCAGAACATTCTTCTATACTTGACTTCTTTTGTCCATGGCCGAGAACTGTATGTAGTGTCTCCTCTGATGACATTTGGGTCCTGCCGAGATGTCTTGGACCGGTACTTCCATGAGGGCTTGCCGGAACTGGCCTGTGCTATAATACTGAGAGATGTGCTCCTAGCATTACAATACTTGCATAAACAGTTGTACATACATAGGTAAGCCTCAATGAAGTAGAAGTTAAAGTATTATGTTCTATTATAAGAAAGCAGCtaacattattatataatttgcaAACTCAGTAACAGGGTTTGGTAATTTGGTAGCAAATATAATGCAATTTGTCTACTAAAgttaagggcctgacactctttgatagagaaagatagtctcattgctattcctataagaggaaagagaaaatagtgccatgctttgtccttatcactgaccgggtggcatcataggtaggaggcgatggcgaaataccgaaatttataagagtgaaatagaaaaaatcctatgctgtccaaattttatattaattaatttaattttcttaccCCCAGTCGCTcagtggcgcgtctataactacttgtatatactatgtctatggctaaAGTACTTAAATAAACTTGCTTAACATTGCCTACCATACCATATTACTAATGTCTGGCACATtgtataactttaaaaaaaggatTAATTCTCTTATTAGCAGAGGTTGGTGGGGTGAGCTATTTGCCTTATAATATGACGTGAGGCAtgataagataaaagataaaaatcaatttattcaagtaggatctGTTGGATCGCTTTTGCATTGTcaaaaatctacattttatcttaaacgaaattaatactaaactagAAATTATAAGGCCATGTCAAATTATAAGGTAAATTGCTCACCCCACCGACCTCTGGTtattgtagtgtagtgtagtgtctGACCAAAATCTATGGATCGGCAACCTACTTCTATTGCTAGCCTCGGGGCTAGCAGTTGCAGTAAAATTtatctagtaaaaaaaaatatattttaattttactcatGTAAATCAAACAccttagtttatttatttaagctttattctCACACATCCGTTTTCTTCCATTTTTGTTTGTCTGCAGCAGTATTCTCCCAATTCTTCCCTGCAATTGCTATGATGATGTCaacccatctttttctttgtcAGGGAGAGTTCTGTTTCCCCAGCAAACAAATTGGAAAGGTCCAATGGGCAAACGGAACTCAGGGAGACAAAGAACAGATGGGTTGACAACATCATAGCAATCACAGTGAACAACTTGTTGGTAAGCCTTTTATTGCTGTAAAAATGGACAAAAATTGTTATTCGAATTATATTGTCCACTTCTACGGCACTTCTGCATGCATGGGCTTGAAGTAAAATTGTCAGCACTTTGGCAGAGCGATGTTGCTTTCCCTTTCCCTGATATGCCTGCCTACATCTGTTAAATCCCTTCCTGAAATAATTTGAAAAagaaagtagttttttttcacTTCATATGATTGATATTTCTTGTATTTAAAtttccatataaaattaaactaatattatagttcgtttttttagcattagaacgaaggtaagcgatcttgatgtgtatttttattaaaaatcacttgaaaaataagtcactgCAATTATGTTACAGTTATAAATCATATgcgatcttttacattcttttgctttcataagtaatataaaacaaatttttaaaagcgtttttcaatatttttaaataaaaagacacgaaagtcaagattgtttaaaaaaaatttttatctaaatttctaaaacattattattttacaaatggGAGAGCCTCGGAAAATGCTCTGACTAAAACAAGAGCATTATGCATCGGGGCTTAGTTAAAGAGCCAAGAGAAAGTGGTGAATAATTAAATAGAGAACTTCAGAATTACCtatttcaaagatttttcatgCTGGGTTATCCTCAacttttctattttattggtgATTATACTGATTATTATTAGCATTAGCTTTACGGGTTTTTATATCCTCTTCAGAAGCGTCCGGGCGTCGCACGTGCTATTAAGCGACAACGGCAGCGTGCGTCTGTCGGGGCtgcgcagcgcggcgccgcTCGTCCTGCGGGGGCGCCGGCAGCGCCGCTTGCATACCCTCCCCCCGCCCGACCCCGACAACGCCAACCTCATGTGGCTTAGCCCGGAGCTGCTGGAGCAGGTCTGTATGCAGGGACTTCATGTTATGTTACTGGATAGTGGAACTCCCCTCGATAATATTGTACGTAATTCGTTTTCAGCAgaatctttaaaataaatataccagaTCATACACAACCACTTTTTTTTCTACAGTTTTTAATAGCTTACTTTGCTTATCTTTTTCCAGAATTTGAAAGGATACGACGAGCGCTCGGACATCTACTCGCTCGGCGTCCTATGTTGCGAGCTCGGTAACGGCGCCGTGCCCTTCGCGGAGGTGCCCACCACCCTCATGTTCACTGAGAAAGTGCGCGGTTCGCGCCCGCAGCTACTCGACTGCTCCACCTTCCCGCAGCCCGCGGCCCACGAGGTCAAAAGTAAGTTTTCCTTTAGTAAGGCAGAGCTGGCAACGGCGCCGTGACCTTAGCGAAAGTCCCCATCACCCTTAGCTGCTCGACTGCTACACCGTCCCGCAACCCACGGCTCACGAGGTGAAGAGTAAGCGAATTTTCTGTGATGTTTGGATATTCGAAATGATCACCTATATTGTCTTTTATGCTTTCAGTCGCCTGTATCACTCTCAAACCTTTCGCTAGTCGCGCCGTCCATAATCCATGTTGTTTTAATCCCGCAGGTATGTACAATACAGACCCCGGCGTGGGCGACAGCGCGGAGTGCGGCGTGGCGCGGCTGCGCGCGCTCTACTCGGCGCGGAAACTGTCCGACGCCTTCCACCACCTCAGCGAGCAGGCGCTGCAGAGGTGAGCCACTGTGTCATATGGCATTTAAATGGCATTAGGATTCGAGTCGTCACGCCGGCGCCGGTGAGCGAGCGGAACATGAGGAACTTCGCTATACAGTGTTTTTTAAGTGGGACGGTATGGGCAAAGATACTTTGATTGAGTGAGATGCGTAAATTCTaaagacaatttcgtgcttcatatttgacaggtaaacgagataGCACTGTTAGGCACTaatgaaacatattttaaatataaaataagaaacTGTATTTCCACTCTTTTAACTCTACTATTTGTTCATATACCGTTAACGCTTGTGCTTAGATACAAGGTAAGTTCTGTACTGACATTGAATTGTGACCCTTTGACAGATGTCATACATTTTCTGATGTACTGTCTCGTACACGCTGTACAAatccatacattttgcggtaactctgATTATCAAAAGTTGActtttgacaattcagtgaccgcaaaacatatggcgcagtacagcgccatctgttttggatgtcaaactatttttcttagactttacctctcTATAAATTCTtgtcataaaatattaatttaaatttaaaataaaaatataaaaacataaataattaaattaactaaaaatatctacatatttttacaagtaaaaaatggGAGCTAGCTCGGCGGCGGATGgtaaggtgc
It encodes:
- the LOC134741595 gene encoding STE20-related kinase adapter protein alpha, whose protein sequence is MFNPDFNDYQLTSIITESSGGVAVVYSALYKPNKQHVAVKRYFVDNSKENANLIQQDILTRKELQHQNILLYLTSFVHGRELYVVSPLMTFGSCRDVLDRYFHEGLPELACAIILRDVLLALQYLHKQLYIHRSVRASHVLLSDNGSVRLSGLRSAAPLVLRGRRQRRLHTLPPPDPDNANLMWLSPELLEQNLKGYDERSDIYSLGVLCCELGNGAVPFAEVPTTLMFTEKVRGSRPQLLDCSTFPQPAAHEVKSMYNTDPGVGDSAECGVARLRALYSARKLSDAFHHLSEQALQRDPEKRPSAVQLLNHQFFRQIRKTDFLPSLIGRVKPIKPDQDDMSALLLQEKMSEMEIEKTTEWDF